A DNA window from Castanea sativa cultivar Marrone di Chiusa Pesio chromosome 7, ASM4071231v1 contains the following coding sequences:
- the LOC142644148 gene encoding uncharacterized protein LOC142644148, which yields MGGVGIIIITLKGETLKYGVQLTFLPTNNEAEYKGVLTRLKVGKALGIKNLLLHSDSKLVVGQINGEFETKDNRMQKYLRLTKLLTQEFDQVEFTQIPRSQNMGADELLKWSLSEARPTSTDLKIEVQKCPSIEEVPTFAIQSKSS from the coding sequence ATGGGCGGAGTAGGAATCATTATCATCACCCTAAAGGGAGAGACGCTCAAATACGGAGTCCAGCTAACATTCTTGCCCACCAACAATGAAGCCGAATACAAAGGGGTATTGACGAGACTAAAGGTCGGGAAGGCACTAGGAATTAAAAACTTGCTCCTCCATAGTGATTCAAAGCTCGTCGTAGGACAAATAAATGGGGAGTTCGAAACAAAGGACAATAGGATGCAAAAATACCTAAGGTTGACAAAACTTCTGACACAGGAGTTTGATCAGGTGGAGTTCACACAGATCCCTAGAAGCCAAAATATGGGGGCAGATGAGCTACTGAAATGGTCGTTGTCAGAAGCAAGACCAACCAGTACAGACTTGAAGATTGAAGTCCAGAAATGTCCTAGCATTGAAGAAGTCCCCACCTTTGCAATCCAGAGCAAAAGCAGCTAG
- the LOC142644149 gene encoding B3 domain-containing protein At1g05920-like — MDKPNIVCEFRSKFLFKSTWGAYRRRSKPSLVYSQRWKDKAMGSPNKYHRYHKFEGLAVLAHVASLISIPNQSDSVLSKEKPPKPKRLRIKPRPRPRPRVTRRAGPHPPPCLPTQFKDKINGLNGQDLKLVIQKILSKTDMKPHFARLSIPKGQVRTDFLSQEDHTILEQREANEINYKGMEVPLIEPSLAKSTIVLKKWKLGCSKSYILSSGWQKVAVDNGLEADNIIQLWCFKVNQIVHLALVKL; from the exons ATGGACAAGCCTAATATCGTCTGTGAGTTTCGTTCTAAGTTTCTCTTCAAATCCACTTGGGGTGCTTACAGACGAAGATCAAAGCCTTCCCTT GTTTACAGCCAACGATGGAAAGATAAAGCTATGGGGTCTCCCAACAAGTATCATCGTTATCACAAGTTTGAGGGTTTGGCTGTGCTTGCTCATGTTGCTTCACTCATTTCCATTCCAAACCAATCTGACTCTGTGCTATCTAAAGAAAAGCCACCCAAACCCAAGAGGCTGAGGATCAAACCCAGACCCAGACCCAGACCCAGAGTCACTCGGAGAGCTGGTCCTCACCCACCACCTTGCTTGCCCACCCAATTCAAGGACAAAATTAATGGGCTAAACGGCCAAGATTTGAAGCTTGTTATCCAGAAAATATTGTCCAAAACCGATATGAAGCCTCACTTTGCTCGCCTTTCCATACCAAAGGGTCAAGTGAGGACTGACTTTCTCAGCCAAGAGGACCATACCATTCTGGAGCAAAGGGAAGCAAATGAAATCAATTACAAAGGAATGGAGGTCCCCTTGATAGAGCCCAGTCTTGCAAAATCAACAATTgttttgaagaagtggaagtTGGGTTGCAGCAAGTCCTACATACTCAGCTCTGGGTGGCAAAAGGTTGCAGTTGACAATGGACTTGAAGCTGACAACATCATACAGCTTTGGTGCTTCAAAGTCAACCAAATTGTCCACTTGGCCCTTGTTAAGCTTTAG
- the LOC142644152 gene encoding uncharacterized protein LOC142644152, translating to MAQCSSYSTFYEDLGVIHHDIDVSAAEAEYQALIIGLQMAIEIGISQLEIFGDFKLIINQILEQYDVKKEDLVPYCKYAKKLLANFEAITLEHIPRKENRQVDTLANLATALALSQEETAKVAIS from the exons ATGGCACAGTGCAGCAGCTACAGCACGTTCTATGAGGATCTGGGTGTAATCCATCATGATATTGACGTTTCAGCTGCCGAAG CCGAATATCAAGCATTGATCATTGGTCTACAAATGGCCATTGAGATCGGCATATCGCAACTCGAGATCTTTGGggatttcaaattaattatcaaccaaatctTGGAGCAGTATGATGTCAAGAAAGAAGACCTTGTCCCTTATTGCAAATATGCGAAGAAGTTGCTCGCAAATTTTGAGGCAATTACATTGGAGCATATACCAAGGAAGGAGAATAGACAGGTTGATACTTTAGCTAATTTGGCTACCGCCTTAGCATTATCCCAAGAAGAGACAGCCAAAGTTGCTATTTCCTAA